One Fulvia fulva chromosome 8, complete sequence DNA window includes the following coding sequences:
- a CDS encoding GTP-binding protein rhoC, translating to MSVTAVNPRFDDLKRKNSSKSFLTRGDSHRRSTRGSDGTVNTTSSARTNITAPPEYSKKFVVVGDGGCGKTCLLISYSQGYFPEKYVPTVFENYITTVEHKRSGKGVELALWDTAGQEEYDRLRPLSYPETDLLFVCFAIDCPNSLENVLDKWYPEVLHFCPTTPIILCGLKSDLRHKRTCIELLKTQGLTPVTQQQGKQVAQKMGAMYMECSSKEMAGVHEIFDTAIDIAVRGQDSLAEEGSSAPGSRGGQPNLPIKRKTRSKCKIL from the exons ATGTCCGTCACCGCGGTCAATCCTCGATTCGACGATCTCAAGCGCAAGAACAGCAGCAAGTCTTTCCTCACGCGCGGCGACAGTCACCGAAGGTCGACGAGAGGGAGCGACGGCACAGTCAACACCACAAGTAGTGCGAGAACCAACATCACGGCGCCTCCCGAGTACAGCAAGAAGTTCGTCGTTGTCGGCGATGGCGGGTGTGGCAAGACATGTCTGCTGATCAGCTATTCTCAAGGCTACTTCCCTGAG AAATATGTACCGACTGTGTTCGAGAACTACATCACCACTGTCGAGCACAAGAGATCAGGGAAAGGGGTTGAACTTGCGCTGTGGGATACTGCCGGACAAGAGGAGTACGACCGATTGAGGCCACTTTCATACCCAGAGACCGATCTCCTATTTGTATGCTTCGCGATAGATTGTCCGAACTCGCTGGAGAATGTACTGGATAAG TGGTACCCTGAAGTCCTGCACTTTTGTCCGACAACACCCATAATCCTCTGCGGCTTGAAGTCCGACCTCCGACATAAACGCACCTGCATCGAGCTCCTCAAAACCCAAGGCCTGACACCTGTCACACAACAACAGGGCAAGCAGGTTGCGCAGAAGATGGGCGCCATGTACATGGAATGCTCCTCGAAAGAAATGGCCGGCGTTCACGAAATCTTCGACACAGCAATCGACATCGCCGTTCGAGGGCAAGACTCGCTCGCAGAAGAAGGGAGCAGCGCACCAGGCAGTAGAGGCGGACAACCGAACCTGCCCATCAAGCGGAAGACAAGGAGTAAATGCAAAATCCTCTAA
- a CDS encoding Peroxisome assembly protein 12: protein MEFMTALQGGLDEQKPSLFEILSEHELNALIPPSLRYLLAVATHRNPRYLLRILNNFDELYALLSLALERYYLRTYGGGFTENFYGLKRERVLRVKGGETTRARLGAPREIRETLKLRNSDVWKNLAVMVAIPYIKRKLDEAYDVHAAGVNMLGPAYRDRERYPTDGTREQKSMWVYKWFLRSVYPSVNAAYYFSLLAWNMAYLFDGTKYHSPLLWLIGTRIRRLNDADNKAIALATQAAITSPARPGQTNSIFNPRTMSRTLLPWFQSGLKMALPMSIFALKFLEWWHNSDFARQLSKKANEGLELPPPTISGLPAPAPKPEKKVAIKDEKEGALSRRDSGIDGPPISMVTHLPILTVPAPAYTTDDSANTTSTCPICLSEVQTATAAQTGYVYCYTCIYKWVDGSHPRQEAFMEGSGEEEAVKGWVEEGGGSRSGKWESGAGRDAVTGRRVLGGTSGLRRVMV from the coding sequence ATGGAATTCATGACTGCCCTACAAGGCGGTCTCGACGAACAAAAGCCATCGTTGTTTGAGATCCTGTCCGAGCACGAACTCAACGCCCTCATTCCACCATCGTTGCGATACCTGCTAGCCGTTGCAACACATCGCAACCCACGATACCTACTGCGCATACTGAACAACTTCGACGAACTATATGCGCTTCTCTCTCTGGCATTGGAAAGATATTACCTGAGAACATACGGCGGAGGCTTCACTGAGAACTTCTATGGCCTCAAACGCGAGCGCGTGCTGCGCGTCAAAGGCGGCGAGACAACGCGAGCACGACTTGGTGCACCGCGAGAAATCCGTGAGACGTTGAAGCTGCGGAACAGTGACGTATGGAAGAATCTGGCTGTTATGGTTGCAATACCATACATCAAGAGGAAGCTCGATGAAGCCTACGATGTGCATGCGGCTGGCGTGAACATGCTTGGGCCTGCGTATCGGGATCGTGAGAGATATCCTACAGATGGGACGCGGGAGCAGAAGTCTATGTGGGTGTATAAATGGTTCCTGCGGAGTGTGTACCCTTCAGTGAATGCGGCATACTACTTCTCGCTGCTGGCGTGGAATATGGCGTATTTGTTTGATGGTACCAAGTATCACTCGCCACTCCTGTGGTTGATCGGGACGAGGATCAGGAGACTGAACGATGCGGACAACAAGGCGATTGCATTGGCGACGCAAGCAGCCATCACATCTCCGGCTCGTCCAGGACAGACGAATTCGATTTTCAACCCTCGGACGATGTCGCGCACGTTGTTGCCGTGGTTCCAGTCCGGGCTGAAGATGGCACTGCCAATGTCCATCTTTGCACTCAAGTTCCTGGAGTGGTGGCACAACTCCGATTTCGCAAGGCAGCTTTCCAAGAAGGCCAATGAAGGGCTGGAGCTCCCACCACCAACGATATCTGGCCTACCCGCACCTGCCCCAAAGCCCGAGAAGAAGGTTGCGATCAAAGACGAAAAGGAAGGAGCGCTGAGCCGACGAGATTCTGGCATCGACGGCCCACCTATCTCGATGGTAACACACCTTCCCATCCTCACAGTACCTGCTCCTGCATACACTACCGACGACTCTGCAAACACCACTTCAACCTGCCCTATATGCCTTTCGGAAGTGCAGACAGCCACAGCCGCACAGACAGGCTATGTCTACTGCTATACCTGCATCTACAAATGGGTCGATGGCTCCCACCCAAGGCAGGAAGCTTTCATGGAAGGCTCTGGCGAGGAAGAGGCAGTCAAGGGTTGGGTcgaagaaggcggaggtAGTCGCTCTGGCAAGTGGGAAAGCGGTGCCGGTCGAGATGCAGTGACTGGTCGACGAGTGCTGGGAGGCACGAGTGGACTGCGGAGGGTCATGGTCTGA
- a CDS encoding Dihydrosphingosine 1-phosphate phosphatase — protein MSLPDARPTTPLRFQAHLRTPSPDPDAGLRGLSHYERRLPKWRYQLRHRLIPIVRWETPYLARMQHALRSPLLDTYFALTANLGTHTFFMTALPICFWCGYPELGIALVQMLAAGVYFSGYVKDMVCLPRPLSPPLQRITMSGSAALEYGFPSTHTTNAVSVAIYCLYNLWQTQDEYSLWQFRLLNLACLCYATSISIGRMYCGMHGFFDVVFGAALGALITAFRVLLGPAFDAWVIAGDWTRPAIAVGILALAVQFHPEPADNCPCYDDSVAFIGVLMGISTGSWNYVHLLSNADRSAAAMSALYNFANRDLFKIAARLIGGIIVVFLWRATMKPLLLRGLPPIFRLVAHYGLNIPRRYFLQARDYNTVPTLRKDDKVLPPASDIPAMLSSIRRRKRTISVGPQSEADAREYIANRAQQRRDRSRSPQKGLQQKPSRSTLRAPTTLSIDEHAPITPDESPKSTTHLSVQQTEYRSSPPTLMVTAPTRDLFTPPASDNGNVSDSGKEDESHDKKMFSALEKPRIRYDVEVITKLVVYAGIAWLAVEGNPLLFAKLGIT, from the coding sequence ATGTCTCTACCGGACGCACGACCAACGACACCCCTACGCTTCCAGGCACATCTGAGGACGCCTTCTCCAGATCCTGACGCTGGTCTACGGGGTCTGAGCCATTATGAGCGACGATTGCCAAAATGGCGCTATCAGCTGCGGCACCGACTGATACCGATCGTGAGATGGGAGACTCCGTATCTTGCCCGCATGCAACATGCCTTACGCTCGCCGCTGCTTGATACGTACTTCGCATTGACTGCGAATCTTGGAACGCATACCTTCTTCATGACTGCCCTGCCGATCTGCTTCTGGTGTGGCTATCCTGAGCTTGGCATTGCACTGGTGCAGATGCTAGCCGCTGGCGTATACTTCAGTGGCTATGTGAAGGACATGGTATGTCTGCCAAGGCCGTTATCGCCACCGCTGCAACGCATCACTATGTCCGGGTCTGCAGCATTGGAGTACGGCTTTCCTTCAACTCATACTACAAATGCAGTATCTGTGGCCATATACTGTCTTTACAATCTCTGGCAGACTCAGGATGAGTACTCACTCTGGCAGTTTCGTCTGCTCAACTTGGCTTGCTTATGCTACGCGACTTCGATCAGCATCGGGAGAATGTACTGCGGAATGCATGGTTTCTTTGATGTGGTTTTCGGAGCAGCACTTGGAGCTTTGATCACTGCCTTCAGAGTGCTCCTTGGCCCTGCATTCGATGCTTGGGTCATCGCAGGCGATTGGACACGACCTGCGATTGCCGTTGGCATTCTAGCACTGGCAGTACAATTTCACCCTGAACCAGCAGACAACTGTCCTTGCTACGATGACAGTGTAGCATTCATTGGTGTGCTAATGGGCATCTCCACTGGGAGCTGGAACTACGTCCATTTGCTATCCAATGCAGACCGATCAGCTGCAGCAATGTCTGCATTGTACAACTTTGCCAACCGAGACTTGTTCAAGATAGCTGCTAGGCTTATCGGTGGCATAATCGTTGTGTTTCTGTGGCGAGCTACCATGAAGCCACTCTTGCTGCGAGGACTTCCTCCGATCTTCCGGCTCGTGGCGCATTATGGGCTGAATATCCCACGTCGTTACTTTCTGCAAGCAAGAGACTACAACACAGTCCCGACTCTGCGGAAGGACGACAAAGTGCTTCCACCAGCATCAGATATCCCTGCCATGCTATCTTCTATACGCCGGCGGAAGCGAACGATCTCGGTTGGACCTCAGTCTGAAGCCGACGCAAGGGAGTACATCGCAAACCGTGCCCAGCAGAGGAGAGACCGGAGTCGAAGTCCTCAGAAAGGCTTGCAGCAGAAACCATCTCGATCAACACTGAGAGCACCCACGACATTATCTATTGATGAGCATGCGCCAATCACCCCTGATGAATCACCAAAGTCAACGACCCATCTGTCTGTACAGCAGACCGAATATCGGTCCTCCCCACCGACTTTGATGGTAACTGCTCCTACCAGAGACCTCTTTACCCCACCAGCGAGCGATAACGGCAACGTCAGCGACAGTGGGAAGGAAGATGAATCACATGACAAGAAGATGTTCTCAGCACTGGAGAAGCCCCGAATCAGGTATGATGTCGAGGTCATCACGAAGCTGGTCGTGTATGCTGGCATAGCATGGCTAGCTGTGGAGGGCAACCCTTTGCTTTTTGCGAAACTTGGGATCACATAG
- a CDS encoding DASH complex subunit DAD1, which translates to MSDPTKETYFQQQRQLLINDVAASMENVLQNINKLNRSLEGVIAVGNEFSQVEGLWSQFENVMAKDAEKEEGKDANEGAAEGT; encoded by the exons ATGTCCGATCCCACAAAAGAGACCTACTTCCAACAGCAACGCCAACTCCTCATCAACGATGTCGCAGCA AGCATGGAGAACGTCCTCCAAAACATCAACAAACTCAATCGTAGTCTCGAAGGAGTCATAGCAGTCGGCAACGAGTTCAGCCAAGTGGAGGGACTCTGGTCACAATTCGAGAACGTCATGGCAAAAGATGCtgagaaggaggaggggaaGGATGCCAACGAAGGTGCTGCGGAGGGAACGTGA
- a CDS encoding Necrosis-inducing secreted protein 1: MTLGKRNTPILRCVVVLCESEANARGDEAKWGMRRSGWRISPSNTLYLGALGTYLDTKFLGPDFSNEIGNITHYVHIPATTAKGEYTIQGAHFELTGVSTGPATSVYYANITVGDNTSSEYVRSALIPQTQ, encoded by the exons ATGACATTAGGAAAAAGAAACACACCAATATTGCGTTGTGTTGTGGTGTTATGTGAATCCGAAGCTAATGCGAGGGGGGATGAGGCGAAATGGGGGATGAGGAGAAGTGGCTGGCGGATCTCCCCATCCAACACCTTATACCTCGGGGCTCTTGGCACATATCTTGACACTAAATTCTTGGGACCCG ACTTCTCCAACGAAATCGGCAACATTACGCATTATGTGCACATCCCAGCAACCACTGCGAAGGGGGAGTACACCATCCAGGGTGCGCACTTCGAGCTGACGGGCGTGAGCACGGGTCCAGCGACGAGTGTGTACTATGCCAACATTACTGTTGGTGATAACACGAGTTCGGAGTATGTCAGGTCCGCTCTGATCCCACAGACGCAGTAG